In the Streptomyces spororaveus genome, CGGGTACGGCGATCGCGGCCGCGCCGTGGGCTTGCGACCACTGAACCAAGGGTTGATGAACAGCTCGGTGAACGGGAGCTGTCCAGGCTGATCAACGGCCGTCGGATCTGACAGGATGAACGGCGAGTCGAGAGTGTGAACAGCAGTGAGGAGAACGCGGTGTCTGCAATGTCGGCGGGACGGTCAGCCCTGCGGATGGGACCCGCGGAGCTGGTGCAGGCGGCGGCCATGGCGCGCCGCTTCTACCTGGAGGGCAAGTCCAAGATCCAGATCGCCGAGGAGTTCGGCGTGAGCCGCTTCAAGGTGGCCAGGGTCCTGGAGACCGCCCTCGAACGTGACCTCGTACGGATCGAGATCCGGGTTCCGGCCGAGCTCGATGCCGAGCGGTCGGACGCGCTCCGGGCCCGGTACGGGCTCCGGCACGCCGTCGTCGTGGAGTCGCCCGCCGACGCCACCGAGGACGCGCCCGACCCGGAGAACCTGGGCGCGGTCGCCGCCGATCTGCTGGGCGAGCTGGTCAACGAGGGCGACGTACTGGGCCTGGCGTGGGGGCGGTCGACCATTCACATGGCCGCCTCGCTGCACAGGCTGCCGCAGTGCACCGTGGTGCAGCTGACCGGCGTGTACGACGCGGGGACCGCTGAGCGCGGTTCGGTCGAGGCCGTACGCCGGGCCGCCCAGGTCTCGGGCGGTGACGCGCACCCGATCTACGCGCCGATGCTGCTGCCCGATCCGGCGACCGCGGCCGCGCTGCGCAGCCAGACGGGGATCGCGCGGGCCTTCGAGTACTTCGACAAGGTGACGGTCGCGGCCGTGTCGATCGGTTCGTGGGAGCCGGGCATCTCGACCGTGCACGACATGCTGACCGACGAGGAGCGGGAGCACTACGCCTCGCTGGGTGTGGCGGCGGAGATG is a window encoding:
- a CDS encoding sugar-binding transcriptional regulator encodes the protein MSAGRSALRMGPAELVQAAAMARRFYLEGKSKIQIAEEFGVSRFKVARVLETALERDLVRIEIRVPAELDAERSDALRARYGLRHAVVVESPADATEDAPDPENLGAVAADLLGELVNEGDVLGLAWGRSTIHMAASLHRLPQCTVVQLTGVYDAGTAERGSVEAVRRAAQVSGGDAHPIYAPMLLPDPATAAALRSQTGIARAFEYFDKVTVAAVSIGSWEPGISTVHDMLTDEEREHYASLGVAAEMSAHLFDSEGRRVGRDLGERCITVEADRLRRIPEVVAIAGGLRKASAIGAVLRSGLVTSLVTDTAVADYLLTESAPGLRPALDRADPDD